The Oceanispirochaeta sp. genome includes the window GATATGGGAATCAATACCCATATCGGTTATTTTGATCAGACCGGAAGTGTCCTTCAAAGTGATATGAAGGTGATGGACTATCTCAATGAGTTTGCCGAGAAAGTCACTATGGCAGATGGAAGTACTCTCACAGCCACTCAGCTTCTGGACAGATTCCTTTTTCCTAAATCACTGTATTACACCGCCCTGGGTGATGTGTCGGGAGGAGAACGCCGTCGATTGTATCTTATTCGGATTCTCCTCAGTAATCCAAATTTTCTTCTTTTTGACGAACCGACTAATGATCTGGACCTCCAGACCCTCACACTGCTGGAAGACTATCTGATGGATTTTCCCGGCTGTCTGATGCTGGTATCCCATGACAGATATTTCCTGGACAGAGTCACTGACTTTCAGTTTGTTTTTGACAATCAGGGGAATATTCACGGTTTTACCGGTAATTACAGCGAGTATAAATCCCTGCTGGAGAAAGAGAGACAATCTGCCAAAACTGTCAGTGCTTCAAAAAAAGAAGCGCTACAGGTGGTCAACAGAAAGAGGAAGCTCAATTATAAGGAAAAGCAGGAGTTCGGATCCATGGAAGAAAAGATTCTTGCAATGGAATCGAAGATTGAGGAGAAAGAGTCCCTTTTTGCCGCTCCTGATTTCAATCCTGAAGATGCGAGACCATTGACCCGTGAGTATGAGTCTCTTAAATCAGATTTGGAGACCTTATACGCCCGCTGGGAAGAATTGTCCACCCTGGCAGAATAAAGTCTTAGAGAGCCCTCTCATGGGAGGACTATTCGGTTCTGTCTTCCCACCACCGGAGAATATAATCCCGAAGTTTTTGAATGAATGACCCCTCAGGAACATCTGAGGAGGTCAGGATATCGGCTGAACCCAGAAAAGTTTCCCCCAGATAATAATCCACACTTCCAATTATGGTATCACCAGCAAGGGGAGCCCTGAGATTCTCATTGAGATGGATTTGTGAATAGACACTGATTTTTTCATCAAAGCCTAACATTACAGCTGCGCTCTCTCTCACAAGGGGCTCTATATATTGATCCCTGCTGAACCAGACTCTCACATCTGGGATTTCCGGAGCCTTGAGGGTCTGGGGGATAAATTCTTTAAAACCGAAATTCAGAAGAACTTCTGTCTCCTCGGCCCTGCGCCTGATGCCCTGATAGTAGCTTTCAGTTCTAATTCCCATAATGACCGAGATGAGACGCTGCCCTTCCCGAAGGGCGGTGGCGGTAAAATTGAAGCCAGATTCATCAATATACCCGGTTTTCAAACCATCAACTCCCTCAAATCTTTCAAGCAATAGATTGGTATTCCGTTTTTTCCGGGGCACTTGAATTTGAAATTCTATTCCTTCAGGCATATTTCCCGGGAGGGGATACACCATAAAAAGGAGGGAGTGCAATTCTGTAAGGGCTTCGGGATATTTTTGGATATAGGATCTGCTGAGGATCGCAAAATCACGGGGACTGACGCTATTATACTCACTCCAGCCGTCAGGATCCACAAACCTGGTCTTTTTTAAACCCAGTTCTCTGGCTTTCCCGTTCATCTTGTCAATAAAGGCTTCTTTTCCCGGGCCCAGGATATGAGCCAGGGCGTAGGCGGCATCGTTACCCGAGGACACTGCCAATCCTCTCATTAGATCCAGGACCGTGACAGTCTGCCCTTCTTCCAGGAGCATAAGTGATGAAAAGGGAGGCCTGGAGAATGAGGAGCCGGCCTCATCGATAGTGATGAGATCCTCTTTCTTCAACTGTCCCTTTTCAATGGCTTCATAGGTCAAAAAAAGGGTCATAACCTTGGTCATTGATGCTGGAGGAATGACACTTTCTCCATTCCGTTCGAAGAGGATGCGCCCCGTATTATAGTCCATAAGGACAATCCCGGGAGCCGTCAACTCCTGTTCAAGCAATTCTACTGCCGATTGAGCGCACAACCCTGTTCCGGCTGAAACACTGAAACCGATTAGAATCAGAGTTTGAAATAATTTTCTAAAATTCATGAATATCCTGTCATATTTACTTTTTTAATTTACCCTGTAATGGGTTTCAAAAGCTTTAATCATAAAATTATGATCTTTCACTCCCCCGGTCTCGCGAATGCTATGCATGCTCCACAGGGGATTCCCCACGTCTACGGCAGGGATTCCCAGTCGGGCAGCAGACAAGGGTCCCAGAGTTTTCCCGGTGGGACTGTCCGAGCGATTAATGAATAGCTGGTAGGGGACATCCGCCTTTTCACAGATCAGCTTAAACAGTGAGGCCGTTTCACCGGTGGAAGCGTAATTCCAGCCCGCATTTTTTTTAATGGCTGGTCCCTTGTTCAATTCGGGTGTGAAATCTTCATCATAGAGATCTGAAAAATTCGGATGGATGGCATGAGCCGCATCGGCAGAAACGATAAATGAGGAGGCGCAAACCGCCATAAAGCCTTCCCGGCTCCCCCCCCGGCTCAGAATAATCCGCTCCAGAACCTGTTCCAGAAAGGATGAGTCCGCACCCTGTGGTGTCTTGCTTCCTGTTTCTTCATTGTCAAAAAGAGCCGCCACGGTAATTCCTGTCTGGTTCTGAACGGCCAGGAGTGCCTGAATGGATGCATGACACATGGCCAGATTATCGATCCTGCCGGAAGAGAAGAACTCATCTTCCCAGGATGTGAGAGCGGCTTCCTGTGTATCATAGAGAATCAGATCCGCATCCAGGATATCCCTGGAAGAGATCTTTAAATCAGAAGCAATGAGATCGTAAAATGATTCTATATTTTCTTTCGAGTTCTTAGATTTTCCTGTTGAATCTGAACTCTTTTGAATACTTTTTACAATACATTTCAAATGATTTTGAGCATTGTATTCAAAGCCTTTATTGACCGTTCGGTTCAGATGAATAGGCGGGTTGGGTATCAAGACTTTTCTTTCAGAATTTTTGTATAACACAGTCTCAATCCCGTCTTTTTTTCTGATCAGAATCCGTCCGGCCACAGCCAGATCCCGGTCCAGCCAGGTTGAAAAGATGGGACCACCCATCACTTCCACCCCCAGAGTCAGCATGCCGTTTTTTTCATTCAGCATGCCCTCTTTGAGTCGGAATGTGGGACTGTCCGTGTGAGCGGTGACAATCCTGAAACACCCGGGTGTCTCCAGATTCACTCCCGTATGAAAAG containing:
- a CDS encoding D-alanyl-D-alanine carboxypeptidase family protein, with product MNFRKLFQTLILIGFSVSAGTGLCAQSAVELLEQELTAPGIVLMDYNTGRILFERNGESVIPPASMTKVMTLFLTYEAIEKGQLKKEDLITIDEAGSSFSRPPFSSLMLLEEGQTVTVLDLMRGLAVSSGNDAAYALAHILGPGKEAFIDKMNGKARELGLKKTRFVDPDGWSEYNSVSPRDFAILSRSYIQKYPEALTELHSLLFMVYPLPGNMPEGIEFQIQVPRKKRNTNLLLERFEGVDGLKTGYIDESGFNFTATALREGQRLISVIMGIRTESYYQGIRRRAEETEVLLNFGFKEFIPQTLKAPEIPDVRVWFSRDQYIEPLVRESAAVMLGFDEKISVYSQIHLNENLRAPLAGDTIIGSVDYYLGETFLGSADILTSSDVPEGSFIQKLRDYILRWWEDRTE
- a CDS encoding M18 family aminopeptidase, which translates into the protein MDQGIRSLLDYLNSAPTAYHAVSETEKKLKAAGYSILDESVTWNLKPCSGYYVIRNGSSLIAFHTGVNLETPGCFRIVTAHTDSPTFRLKEGMLNEKNGMLTLGVEVMGGPIFSTWLDRDLAVAGRILIRKKDGIETVLYKNSERKVLIPNPPIHLNRTVNKGFEYNAQNHLKCIVKSIQKSSDSTGKSKNSKENIESFYDLIASDLKISSRDILDADLILYDTQEAALTSWEDEFFSSGRIDNLAMCHASIQALLAVQNQTGITVAALFDNEETGSKTPQGADSSFLEQVLERIILSRGGSREGFMAVCASSFIVSADAAHAIHPNFSDLYDEDFTPELNKGPAIKKNAGWNYASTGETASLFKLICEKADVPYQLFINRSDSPTGKTLGPLSAARLGIPAVDVGNPLWSMHSIRETGGVKDHNFMIKAFETHYRVN